CGCCACGATGGTGATCCCGGCTCGGTCGGCTTCGGCGACCGTCTCCTCCAAGTCGAAGATGAGGGTGCGGCCGGCTTCCACGGCCAGCACCTTGGCCTTGACGTCCTTCATGGCCTGGATCGTCGTCGGCCCCACGACGGGCACATCGAACCGGATGTCCTGGATCGGTTTGCAGACTTTGACCACCACGGCACCTTCCGCGCAGAGGGCGCCGCCGCGGCGTATGGTGGCGTCGGTACCGTCTATTCCTTCCACCGCCAGCACGGACTGGTCCTTGACCACCAGGCACTGGCCGATGTCCAAGTGCCCGACGGCCTTGGCCAGTTCCCACCCGAATTCCACGTCGAGCCGCTCCCTGGCGTTGGGTTTTCTCCGGGTGAGGATCCCTTCCGGGGCCAGCAGAGACGGCAAAAAAAGCGTGGAAGGCTCAATCCGGATGCCCTCGCTTTCCAGTTCCGCCGCCAGGGCCCGCAGGAGGGAGTCGTCCTTCTTGTTGTGCAGGTTCCGCAGGAGCTTCAGCGCGCGCCAGTCCGGCCGGATGCGGGCATAAAGCTTCGTCTTGTTGATGGACCCGGCCATAGCGGCGCGCCGGATGCCATCCTTGCGGAAAGCCTTGATCAGGCGGCTCAGCTGACCCAGCTTGACCCAGTGGAGGCTTTCCACGTGATCGGCCAAGGCGGGGTCGGTTTCGCCCTCAAAGCCCACGGCGGTCACCGTGTAGCCGGCACGGCAGGCACCTTCCGCGAAAAGAAGCGGAAACTGGCCGCCGCCCGCGATCAGGCCGATGCGCCGGCGGGACAGAGTGGTGTGTTCTTCGCTCATGGTCGTCTCACAATGCCAAAGCACGGCGCGGCCGATCTCCCGTCACCGAGTCACGCCCCTTTCGGAATGCCGGACGAAATCCACCAGGATCTTCACTTCAGGCACATGGTCCGATTCCTGATCCGCCCTTTCGAGGGCTTCCTGCAGTGTCAGGCCGGATCGGAAAAGCGTCTTGTAGGCCCGTTTGAGCGCGAGGATCGTTTCGTCGGAAAAGCCCTTCCTTTTGAGCCCGATGAAGTTCGGCCCGTAAAGCTTGGCGGGAACGCCGGATACCAGCATGTAGGGCGGAATATCCTTGTTGATCCCGGCCATCCCGCCGATGTAGGCGTGCGTGCCGATCCGCACGAACTGGTGCACCGCGGAAAGACCTCCGACCACCGCGTGGTCGTCGATGTGGACGTGTCCAGCGAGTGTGGCGGCGTTGGCCATGATCACACCGCTTCCGATGACGCAGTCGTGGGCCACGTGGGCGTAGGCCATGATGAGGTTGTCGTCGCCCATCCGCGTGACGCCGCCTCCCCCTTCGGTTCCCCGATGGATCGTGGCGTATTCGCGGATGATGTTCCGGTTGCCGATGACGAGCCGCGTCGGGCCGCCCCGGTACTTGAGGTCCTGCGGAGCGAAACCGATGGCCGAAAAGGGGAAGATCTGGTTGTCTTCTCCGATGGTCGTCCATCCGTCGATCATGGCATGGGCTCCGACCACTGTTCCGGATCCGATCGTCACGTTGGGTCCGATCACGCTGTAGGCGTGCACCACTACGGTGTCCGCCAGTTCGGCCTTGGGATCTACAATCGCTGTCGGGTGGATCTCCATGATTTCCCTTGCCGCCTCCGTGGGGTTCACTTGCGCTTCGGCGAATGGCCTGGCGGAAGGCCGGCGGGGCGAAGGGGGAGGTCCTTCGCCCCGGCGGGTTTCCGCGCAACTGAATCGGTCGCTGATGCGTCGGGCGCTACGCAATCGCATCGCTTTCGACGGTCGCCATCAGTTCCCCTTCGGCCACGAGCTGTTCGTTCACGTAGGCTTCGCCCTTCATCTTGAAGATGGGGCCCTTCCGCTTCATGATCTTCAACTTGAGGATCAACTGGTCTCCAGGACGCACCGGCCGCCTGAAGCGCACCTTGTCCATACCAAGGAAATAGACCGGTGCATTTTTCGGCTTCTCCATCACCTGGAACGCCAGGATGCCTCCCGTTTGGGCCAGCGCTTCCATGATGAGTACTCCCGGCATCAACGGTCGCCCCGGGAAGTGACCCTGGAAGAAAGGTTCGTTGATGGTGACGTTCTTCAAGCCCACCACCGAATCTTCGTTGATTTCCAATATGCGGTCCACAAGAAGGAACGGATAGCGGTGCGGCAAGGTCGCGATAATCTCCTCAATCGTTCGACTCATGGACCTCGTCCTCCTCGGCCTGCGGGCGCAGCTGTTTCAGGTAGCCTTCAAGCTCTGCGACGCGCTTTTGAAGTTCGCGGATCTGGTTTTTCATGCGCGGCAGCCGCTGGATGTTCGCATGGGTCCGGAACCATTGCCGGTGCTCCACAGCAGGACTTCCAATCAGATCCTTGCCCGGTTCCACCGAATGAGCGACTCCCGATTGAGCCCCGACGCGGACGGCGTCGCCGAGTTCGATATGGCCGACTACGCCCACCTGGCCTCCGAGCACCACGTGGCGGCCCAGCCGAGTGCTTCCGGCGATTCCCACCTGGGCGACCAGAAGGGAATGTTCGCCCACCACCACGTTGTGGGCCAACTGCACGAGGTTGTCGATCTTCGTTCCCCGCTGGATCCAGGTCTTTCCGAAGGTCGCTCGATCGACGGTGCAGTTCGCCCCGATTTCCACATCGTCGTCGATCTGAACGATCCCCGACTGCGGGATCTTGACGTGACGGCC
This is a stretch of genomic DNA from Desulfoglaeba alkanexedens ALDC. It encodes these proteins:
- the lpxA gene encoding acyl-ACP--UDP-N-acetylglucosamine O-acyltransferase, with protein sequence MEIHPTAIVDPKAELADTVVVHAYSVIGPNVTIGSGTVVGAHAMIDGWTTIGEDNQIFPFSAIGFAPQDLKYRGGPTRLVIGNRNIIREYATIHRGTEGGGGVTRMGDDNLIMAYAHVAHDCVIGSGVIMANAATLAGHVHIDDHAVVGGLSAVHQFVRIGTHAYIGGMAGINKDIPPYMLVSGVPAKLYGPNFIGLKRKGFSDETILALKRAYKTLFRSGLTLQEALERADQESDHVPEVKILVDFVRHSERGVTR
- the fabZ gene encoding 3-hydroxyacyl-ACP dehydratase FabZ is translated as MSRTIEEIIATLPHRYPFLLVDRILEINEDSVVGLKNVTINEPFFQGHFPGRPLMPGVLIMEALAQTGGILAFQVMEKPKNAPVYFLGMDKVRFRRPVRPGDQLILKLKIMKRKGPIFKMKGEAYVNEQLVAEGELMATVESDAIA